Proteins encoded in a region of the Leopardus geoffroyi isolate Oge1 chromosome E2, O.geoffroyi_Oge1_pat1.0, whole genome shotgun sequence genome:
- the LOC123578207 gene encoding zinc finger protein 585A isoform X4 produces MLETYSHLLSVGYEVPQPEVFMLEQGKEPWALQGESPHQSCSEELWQIDDQTESYQQRENKSLRDVVFIKKILTAKKDYEYKDIRKIIHVSQNILSPKRAPQCDSFGNTLKHNLDLHSHYRNSASKNMNKITEYGKISSSTDPECSPTGEKLWDHNQCGNILSYKQAPSQHQKIHTGEKSYECAEFGKIFTQKSQLRVHMKVHTGEKLYVCIDCGKAFVKKPEFIIHQRTHTREKPYKCSECGKAFFQVSSLLRHQRIHTGEKLYECSECGKGFSYNSDLSIHQKIHTGERHHECSDCGKAFTQKSTLKMHQKIHTGERSYICIECGQAFIQKTHLIAHRRIHTGEKPYECNNCGKSFISKSQLQVHQRIHTRMKPFIYTEYGKIFNNSSNLITHKKVQIREKSSICTECGKAFTYRSELIIHQRIHTGEKPYECSDCGKAFTQKSALTVHQRIHTGEKSYVCMKCGLAFIQKAHLIAHQIIHTGEKPYKCGHCGKSFTSKSQLHVHKRIHTGEKPYMCAKCGKAFTNRSNLITHQKTHTGEKSYICPKCGKAFTQRSDLITHQRIHTGEKPYECGTCGKAFTQKSHLNIHQKIHTGERQYECHECGKAFNQKSILIVHQKIHTGEKPYVCGECGRAFIRKSNFITHQRIHTGEKPYECSDCGKSFTSKSQLLVHQPIHTGEKPYVCAVCGKAFSGRSNLSKHQKTHTGEKPYICSECGKTFRQKSELIIHHRIHTGEKPYECSDCGKSFTKKSQLQVHQRIHTGEKPYVCAECGKAFTDRSNLNKHQTTHTGDKPYKCVVCGKGFVQKSVLNVHQSIHT; encoded by the exons ATGTTGGAGACCTACAGTCACCTGCTTTCAGTAG GGTATGAAGTTCCCCAACCAGAAGTTTTCATGTTGGAGCAAGGAAAGGAGCCCTGGGCATTGCAGGGTGAGAGCCCACATCAGAGCTGTTCAG AAGAATTGTGGCAGATTGATGACCAGACAGAAAGCTatcagcaaagagaaaacaaatctttaagAGATGTtgttttcatcaagaaaatacTGACTGCAAAGAAGGATTATGAATATAAGgacattagaaaaataatccaTGTGAGCCAAAACATTCTTTCCCCCAAAAGAGCCCCTCAGTGTGATTCATTTGGAAACACTTTGAAGCATAATTTAGATTTACACAGTCATTATAGAAACAGTGCATCAAAGAACATGAATAAGATTACTGAATATGGTAAAATTTCTTCCTCTACTGACCCTGAGTGTTCTCCAACAGGAGAGAAGTTATGGGACCATAATCAATGTGGAAATATCCTCAGCTATAAACAAGCACCCTCTCAACATCAAAAAATTCATACTGGGGAGAAATCTTACGAATGTGCTGAATTTGGAAAGATCTTCACCCAGAAGTCACAGCTCAGGGTACATATGAAAGTTCATACAGGAGAAAAACTCTATGTGTGCATTGACTGTGGGAAAGCTTTTGTAAAGAAGCCAGAATTCATTATACATCAGAGAACCCATACTAGAGAGAAGCCCTATAagtgcagtgaatgtggaaaaGCTTTTTTCCAAGTATCTTCTCTCTTAAGGCATcaaagaattcatactggagaaaaactTTATGAATGCAGTGAATGTGGAAAAGGCTTCTCTTACAACTCTGATCTCAGTATACACCAgaaaattcatactggagagagaCACCATGAATGCAGTGATTGTGGCAAAGCATTTACACAAAAGTCCACGCTCAAGATGCATCAGAAGATTCACACAGGTGAGAGATCTTATATATGTATTGAATGTGGACAGGCCTTCATACAGAAGACACACTTGATTGCACACCGAAGAATCCATACTGGAGAAAAACCATATGAATGCAATAACTGTGGGAAGTCCTTCATTTCTAAGTCACAACTCCAGGTACATCAACGAATTCACACAAGAATGAAACCCTTTATATATACTGAATATGGGAAGATCTTCAACAATAGTTCCAATCTCATTACACATAAGAAAGTTCAAATTAGAGAGAAATCGTCCATATGTACTGAATGTGGTAAGGCCTTTACGTACAGGTCAGAACTGATTatacatcagagaattcacactgggGAAAAACCTTATGAATGCAGTGATTGTGGAAAAGCCTTTACTCAGAAGTCAGCACTCACAGtgcatcagagaattcatacaggaGAAAAATCTTACGTATGCATGAAATGTGGACTAGCCTTTATCCAGAAGGCTCACTTGATTGCACATCAAataattcatactggagagaaaccttataaaTGTGGCCACTGTGGGAAATCCTTTACTTCCAAGTCACAACTCCATGTACATAAACgaattcacacaggagagaagcctTATATGTGCGCTAAATGTGGGAAGGCATTCACCAACAGGTCAAATCTCATTACACATCAGAAAACTCATACAGGGGAGAAATCCTATATATGTCCTAAATGTGGAAAGGCCTTCACACAAAGGTCAGATTTGATTACAcaccagagaattcatactggagaaaaacctTATGAATGTGGTACCTGTGGAAAAGCCTTTACCCAAAAGTCACACCTCAATATACACCAGAAAATTCATACCGGAGAAAGACAGTATGAATGccatgaatgtgggaaagccttcaacCAGAAATCCATACTTATTGTGCATCAGAAaattcatacaggagagaaaccttatgtATGCGGTGAGTGTGGTAGAGCTTTCATCCGGAAGTCAAACTTCATTACTCATCAGAggattcatactggagagaaaccttatgaatgcaGTGATTGTGGGAAATCCTTCACGTCCAAATCTCAGCTCCTGGTGCATCAACCaattcacacaggagaaaaaccatatgtgtgtgctgtgtgtgggaaagcctttagtgGCAGATCAAATCTCAgtaaacaccaaaaaacccataCAGGAGAAAAGCCCTACATCTGTTCTGAATGTGGGAAGACCTTCAGACAGAAGTCAGAGTTGATTATACATCATAgaatccacactggagagaagccttATGAATGCAGTGACTGTGGCAAATCTTTCACTAAGAAATCACAACTCCAAGTGCATCAGCgaattcacacaggagaaaagCCTTAtgtctgtgctgagtgtgggaaGGCTTTCACAGACAGGTCAAATTTGAATAAACATCAGACAACACACACTGGAGACAAACCCTATAAGTGTGTAGTCTGTGGGAAAGGCTTCGTCCAGAAATCTGTGCTCAATGTCCATCAGAGTATTCACACTTGA
- the LOC123578207 gene encoding zinc finger protein 585A isoform X3, producing MRRFFPGQTVYKKLILGSVSFRDVAVDFSREEWQHLDLAQRNLYRDVMLETYSHLLSVGYEVPQPEVFMLEQGKEPWALQGESPHQSCSEELWQIDDQTESYQQRENKSLRDVVFIKKILTAKKDYEYKDIRKIIHVSQNILSPKRAPQCDSFGNTLKHNLDLHSHYRNSASKNMNKITEYGKISSSTDPECSPTGEKLWDHNQCGNILSYKQAPSQHQKIHTGEKSYECAEFGKIFTQKSQLRVHMKVHTGEKLYVCIDCGKAFVKKPEFIIHQRTHTREKPYKCSECGKAFFQVSSLLRHQRIHTGEKLYECSECGKGFSYNSDLSIHQKIHTGERHHECSDCGKAFTQKSTLKMHQKIHTGERSYICIECGQAFIQKTHLIAHRRIHTGEKPYECNNCGKSFISKSQLQVHQRIHTRMKPFIYTEYGKIFNNSSNLITHKKVQIREKSSICTECGKAFTYRSELIIHQRIHTGEKPYECSDCGKAFTQKSALTVHQRIHTGEKSYVCMKCGLAFIQKAHLIAHQIIHTGEKPYKCGHCGKSFTSKSQLHVHKRIHTGEKPYMCAKCGKAFTNRSNLITHQKTHTGEKSYICPKCGKAFTQRSDLITHQRIHTGEKPYECGTCGKAFTQKSHLNIHQKIHTGERQYECHECGKAFNQKSILIVHQKIHTGEKPYVCGECGRAFIRKSNFITHQRIHTGEKPYECSDCGKSFTSKSQLLVHQPIHTGEKPYVCAVCGKAFSGRSNLSKHQKTHTGEKPYICSECGKTFRQKSELIIHHRIHTGEKPYECSDCGKSFTKKSQLQVHQRIHTGEKPYVCAECGKAFTDRSNLNKHQTTHTGDKPYKCVVCGKGFVQKSVLNVHQSIHT from the exons GGATCGGTGTCCTTCAGGGATGTGGCTGTAGATTTCAGCAGAGAGGAGTGGCAGCATCTAGACCTTGCTCAGAGAAACTTGTACCGGGATGTGATGTTGGAGACCTACAGTCACCTGCTTTCAGTAG GGTATGAAGTTCCCCAACCAGAAGTTTTCATGTTGGAGCAAGGAAAGGAGCCCTGGGCATTGCAGGGTGAGAGCCCACATCAGAGCTGTTCAG AAGAATTGTGGCAGATTGATGACCAGACAGAAAGCTatcagcaaagagaaaacaaatctttaagAGATGTtgttttcatcaagaaaatacTGACTGCAAAGAAGGATTATGAATATAAGgacattagaaaaataatccaTGTGAGCCAAAACATTCTTTCCCCCAAAAGAGCCCCTCAGTGTGATTCATTTGGAAACACTTTGAAGCATAATTTAGATTTACACAGTCATTATAGAAACAGTGCATCAAAGAACATGAATAAGATTACTGAATATGGTAAAATTTCTTCCTCTACTGACCCTGAGTGTTCTCCAACAGGAGAGAAGTTATGGGACCATAATCAATGTGGAAATATCCTCAGCTATAAACAAGCACCCTCTCAACATCAAAAAATTCATACTGGGGAGAAATCTTACGAATGTGCTGAATTTGGAAAGATCTTCACCCAGAAGTCACAGCTCAGGGTACATATGAAAGTTCATACAGGAGAAAAACTCTATGTGTGCATTGACTGTGGGAAAGCTTTTGTAAAGAAGCCAGAATTCATTATACATCAGAGAACCCATACTAGAGAGAAGCCCTATAagtgcagtgaatgtggaaaaGCTTTTTTCCAAGTATCTTCTCTCTTAAGGCATcaaagaattcatactggagaaaaactTTATGAATGCAGTGAATGTGGAAAAGGCTTCTCTTACAACTCTGATCTCAGTATACACCAgaaaattcatactggagagagaCACCATGAATGCAGTGATTGTGGCAAAGCATTTACACAAAAGTCCACGCTCAAGATGCATCAGAAGATTCACACAGGTGAGAGATCTTATATATGTATTGAATGTGGACAGGCCTTCATACAGAAGACACACTTGATTGCACACCGAAGAATCCATACTGGAGAAAAACCATATGAATGCAATAACTGTGGGAAGTCCTTCATTTCTAAGTCACAACTCCAGGTACATCAACGAATTCACACAAGAATGAAACCCTTTATATATACTGAATATGGGAAGATCTTCAACAATAGTTCCAATCTCATTACACATAAGAAAGTTCAAATTAGAGAGAAATCGTCCATATGTACTGAATGTGGTAAGGCCTTTACGTACAGGTCAGAACTGATTatacatcagagaattcacactgggGAAAAACCTTATGAATGCAGTGATTGTGGAAAAGCCTTTACTCAGAAGTCAGCACTCACAGtgcatcagagaattcatacaggaGAAAAATCTTACGTATGCATGAAATGTGGACTAGCCTTTATCCAGAAGGCTCACTTGATTGCACATCAAataattcatactggagagaaaccttataaaTGTGGCCACTGTGGGAAATCCTTTACTTCCAAGTCACAACTCCATGTACATAAACgaattcacacaggagagaagcctTATATGTGCGCTAAATGTGGGAAGGCATTCACCAACAGGTCAAATCTCATTACACATCAGAAAACTCATACAGGGGAGAAATCCTATATATGTCCTAAATGTGGAAAGGCCTTCACACAAAGGTCAGATTTGATTACAcaccagagaattcatactggagaaaaacctTATGAATGTGGTACCTGTGGAAAAGCCTTTACCCAAAAGTCACACCTCAATATACACCAGAAAATTCATACCGGAGAAAGACAGTATGAATGccatgaatgtgggaaagccttcaacCAGAAATCCATACTTATTGTGCATCAGAAaattcatacaggagagaaaccttatgtATGCGGTGAGTGTGGTAGAGCTTTCATCCGGAAGTCAAACTTCATTACTCATCAGAggattcatactggagagaaaccttatgaatgcaGTGATTGTGGGAAATCCTTCACGTCCAAATCTCAGCTCCTGGTGCATCAACCaattcacacaggagaaaaaccatatgtgtgtgctgtgtgtgggaaagcctttagtgGCAGATCAAATCTCAgtaaacaccaaaaaacccataCAGGAGAAAAGCCCTACATCTGTTCTGAATGTGGGAAGACCTTCAGACAGAAGTCAGAGTTGATTATACATCATAgaatccacactggagagaagccttATGAATGCAGTGACTGTGGCAAATCTTTCACTAAGAAATCACAACTCCAAGTGCATCAGCgaattcacacaggagaaaagCCTTAtgtctgtgctgagtgtgggaaGGCTTTCACAGACAGGTCAAATTTGAATAAACATCAGACAACACACACTGGAGACAAACCCTATAAGTGTGTAGTCTGTGGGAAAGGCTTCGTCCAGAAATCTGTGCTCAATGTCCATCAGAGTATTCACACTTGA
- the LOC123578207 gene encoding zinc finger protein 585A isoform X2 — translation MTMSANQTSPQKSLILVPEEYDSSYEGSVSFRDVAVDFSREEWQHLDLAQRNLYRDVMLETYSHLLSVGYEVPQPEVFMLEQGKEPWALQGESPHQSCSEELWQIDDQTESYQQRENKSLRDVVFIKKILTAKKDYEYKDIRKIIHVSQNILSPKRAPQCDSFGNTLKHNLDLHSHYRNSASKNMNKITEYGKISSSTDPECSPTGEKLWDHNQCGNILSYKQAPSQHQKIHTGEKSYECAEFGKIFTQKSQLRVHMKVHTGEKLYVCIDCGKAFVKKPEFIIHQRTHTREKPYKCSECGKAFFQVSSLLRHQRIHTGEKLYECSECGKGFSYNSDLSIHQKIHTGERHHECSDCGKAFTQKSTLKMHQKIHTGERSYICIECGQAFIQKTHLIAHRRIHTGEKPYECNNCGKSFISKSQLQVHQRIHTRMKPFIYTEYGKIFNNSSNLITHKKVQIREKSSICTECGKAFTYRSELIIHQRIHTGEKPYECSDCGKAFTQKSALTVHQRIHTGEKSYVCMKCGLAFIQKAHLIAHQIIHTGEKPYKCGHCGKSFTSKSQLHVHKRIHTGEKPYMCAKCGKAFTNRSNLITHQKTHTGEKSYICPKCGKAFTQRSDLITHQRIHTGEKPYECGTCGKAFTQKSHLNIHQKIHTGERQYECHECGKAFNQKSILIVHQKIHTGEKPYVCGECGRAFIRKSNFITHQRIHTGEKPYECSDCGKSFTSKSQLLVHQPIHTGEKPYVCAVCGKAFSGRSNLSKHQKTHTGEKPYICSECGKTFRQKSELIIHHRIHTGEKPYECSDCGKSFTKKSQLQVHQRIHTGEKPYVCAECGKAFTDRSNLNKHQTTHTGDKPYKCVVCGKGFVQKSVLNVHQSIHT, via the exons GGATCGGTGTCCTTCAGGGATGTGGCTGTAGATTTCAGCAGAGAGGAGTGGCAGCATCTAGACCTTGCTCAGAGAAACTTGTACCGGGATGTGATGTTGGAGACCTACAGTCACCTGCTTTCAGTAG GGTATGAAGTTCCCCAACCAGAAGTTTTCATGTTGGAGCAAGGAAAGGAGCCCTGGGCATTGCAGGGTGAGAGCCCACATCAGAGCTGTTCAG AAGAATTGTGGCAGATTGATGACCAGACAGAAAGCTatcagcaaagagaaaacaaatctttaagAGATGTtgttttcatcaagaaaatacTGACTGCAAAGAAGGATTATGAATATAAGgacattagaaaaataatccaTGTGAGCCAAAACATTCTTTCCCCCAAAAGAGCCCCTCAGTGTGATTCATTTGGAAACACTTTGAAGCATAATTTAGATTTACACAGTCATTATAGAAACAGTGCATCAAAGAACATGAATAAGATTACTGAATATGGTAAAATTTCTTCCTCTACTGACCCTGAGTGTTCTCCAACAGGAGAGAAGTTATGGGACCATAATCAATGTGGAAATATCCTCAGCTATAAACAAGCACCCTCTCAACATCAAAAAATTCATACTGGGGAGAAATCTTACGAATGTGCTGAATTTGGAAAGATCTTCACCCAGAAGTCACAGCTCAGGGTACATATGAAAGTTCATACAGGAGAAAAACTCTATGTGTGCATTGACTGTGGGAAAGCTTTTGTAAAGAAGCCAGAATTCATTATACATCAGAGAACCCATACTAGAGAGAAGCCCTATAagtgcagtgaatgtggaaaaGCTTTTTTCCAAGTATCTTCTCTCTTAAGGCATcaaagaattcatactggagaaaaactTTATGAATGCAGTGAATGTGGAAAAGGCTTCTCTTACAACTCTGATCTCAGTATACACCAgaaaattcatactggagagagaCACCATGAATGCAGTGATTGTGGCAAAGCATTTACACAAAAGTCCACGCTCAAGATGCATCAGAAGATTCACACAGGTGAGAGATCTTATATATGTATTGAATGTGGACAGGCCTTCATACAGAAGACACACTTGATTGCACACCGAAGAATCCATACTGGAGAAAAACCATATGAATGCAATAACTGTGGGAAGTCCTTCATTTCTAAGTCACAACTCCAGGTACATCAACGAATTCACACAAGAATGAAACCCTTTATATATACTGAATATGGGAAGATCTTCAACAATAGTTCCAATCTCATTACACATAAGAAAGTTCAAATTAGAGAGAAATCGTCCATATGTACTGAATGTGGTAAGGCCTTTACGTACAGGTCAGAACTGATTatacatcagagaattcacactgggGAAAAACCTTATGAATGCAGTGATTGTGGAAAAGCCTTTACTCAGAAGTCAGCACTCACAGtgcatcagagaattcatacaggaGAAAAATCTTACGTATGCATGAAATGTGGACTAGCCTTTATCCAGAAGGCTCACTTGATTGCACATCAAataattcatactggagagaaaccttataaaTGTGGCCACTGTGGGAAATCCTTTACTTCCAAGTCACAACTCCATGTACATAAACgaattcacacaggagagaagcctTATATGTGCGCTAAATGTGGGAAGGCATTCACCAACAGGTCAAATCTCATTACACATCAGAAAACTCATACAGGGGAGAAATCCTATATATGTCCTAAATGTGGAAAGGCCTTCACACAAAGGTCAGATTTGATTACAcaccagagaattcatactggagaaaaacctTATGAATGTGGTACCTGTGGAAAAGCCTTTACCCAAAAGTCACACCTCAATATACACCAGAAAATTCATACCGGAGAAAGACAGTATGAATGccatgaatgtgggaaagccttcaacCAGAAATCCATACTTATTGTGCATCAGAAaattcatacaggagagaaaccttatgtATGCGGTGAGTGTGGTAGAGCTTTCATCCGGAAGTCAAACTTCATTACTCATCAGAggattcatactggagagaaaccttatgaatgcaGTGATTGTGGGAAATCCTTCACGTCCAAATCTCAGCTCCTGGTGCATCAACCaattcacacaggagaaaaaccatatgtgtgtgctgtgtgtgggaaagcctttagtgGCAGATCAAATCTCAgtaaacaccaaaaaacccataCAGGAGAAAAGCCCTACATCTGTTCTGAATGTGGGAAGACCTTCAGACAGAAGTCAGAGTTGATTATACATCATAgaatccacactggagagaagccttATGAATGCAGTGACTGTGGCAAATCTTTCACTAAGAAATCACAACTCCAAGTGCATCAGCgaattcacacaggagaaaagCCTTAtgtctgtgctgagtgtgggaaGGCTTTCACAGACAGGTCAAATTTGAATAAACATCAGACAACACACACTGGAGACAAACCCTATAAGTGTGTAGTCTGTGGGAAAGGCTTCGTCCAGAAATCTGTGCTCAATGTCCATCAGAGTATTCACACTTGA
- the LOC123578207 gene encoding zinc finger protein 585A isoform X5 — protein MTMSANQTSPQKSLILVPEEYDSSYEGSVSFRDVAVDFSREEWQHLDLAQRNLYRDVMLETYSHLLSVGYEVPQPEVFMLEQGKEPWALQGESPHQSCSGEKLWDHNQCGNILSYKQAPSQHQKIHTGEKSYECAEFGKIFTQKSQLRVHMKVHTGEKLYVCIDCGKAFVKKPEFIIHQRTHTREKPYKCSECGKAFFQVSSLLRHQRIHTGEKLYECSECGKGFSYNSDLSIHQKIHTGERHHECSDCGKAFTQKSTLKMHQKIHTGERSYICIECGQAFIQKTHLIAHRRIHTGEKPYECNNCGKSFISKSQLQVHQRIHTRMKPFIYTEYGKIFNNSSNLITHKKVQIREKSSICTECGKAFTYRSELIIHQRIHTGEKPYECSDCGKAFTQKSALTVHQRIHTGEKSYVCMKCGLAFIQKAHLIAHQIIHTGEKPYKCGHCGKSFTSKSQLHVHKRIHTGEKPYMCAKCGKAFTNRSNLITHQKTHTGEKSYICPKCGKAFTQRSDLITHQRIHTGEKPYECGTCGKAFTQKSHLNIHQKIHTGERQYECHECGKAFNQKSILIVHQKIHTGEKPYVCGECGRAFIRKSNFITHQRIHTGEKPYECSDCGKSFTSKSQLLVHQPIHTGEKPYVCAVCGKAFSGRSNLSKHQKTHTGEKPYICSECGKTFRQKSELIIHHRIHTGEKPYECSDCGKSFTKKSQLQVHQRIHTGEKPYVCAECGKAFTDRSNLNKHQTTHTGDKPYKCVVCGKGFVQKSVLNVHQSIHT, from the exons GGATCGGTGTCCTTCAGGGATGTGGCTGTAGATTTCAGCAGAGAGGAGTGGCAGCATCTAGACCTTGCTCAGAGAAACTTGTACCGGGATGTGATGTTGGAGACCTACAGTCACCTGCTTTCAGTAG GGTATGAAGTTCCCCAACCAGAAGTTTTCATGTTGGAGCAAGGAAAGGAGCCCTGGGCATTGCAGGGTGAGAGCCCACATCAGAGCTGTTCAG GAGAGAAGTTATGGGACCATAATCAATGTGGAAATATCCTCAGCTATAAACAAGCACCCTCTCAACATCAAAAAATTCATACTGGGGAGAAATCTTACGAATGTGCTGAATTTGGAAAGATCTTCACCCAGAAGTCACAGCTCAGGGTACATATGAAAGTTCATACAGGAGAAAAACTCTATGTGTGCATTGACTGTGGGAAAGCTTTTGTAAAGAAGCCAGAATTCATTATACATCAGAGAACCCATACTAGAGAGAAGCCCTATAagtgcagtgaatgtggaaaaGCTTTTTTCCAAGTATCTTCTCTCTTAAGGCATcaaagaattcatactggagaaaaactTTATGAATGCAGTGAATGTGGAAAAGGCTTCTCTTACAACTCTGATCTCAGTATACACCAgaaaattcatactggagagagaCACCATGAATGCAGTGATTGTGGCAAAGCATTTACACAAAAGTCCACGCTCAAGATGCATCAGAAGATTCACACAGGTGAGAGATCTTATATATGTATTGAATGTGGACAGGCCTTCATACAGAAGACACACTTGATTGCACACCGAAGAATCCATACTGGAGAAAAACCATATGAATGCAATAACTGTGGGAAGTCCTTCATTTCTAAGTCACAACTCCAGGTACATCAACGAATTCACACAAGAATGAAACCCTTTATATATACTGAATATGGGAAGATCTTCAACAATAGTTCCAATCTCATTACACATAAGAAAGTTCAAATTAGAGAGAAATCGTCCATATGTACTGAATGTGGTAAGGCCTTTACGTACAGGTCAGAACTGATTatacatcagagaattcacactgggGAAAAACCTTATGAATGCAGTGATTGTGGAAAAGCCTTTACTCAGAAGTCAGCACTCACAGtgcatcagagaattcatacaggaGAAAAATCTTACGTATGCATGAAATGTGGACTAGCCTTTATCCAGAAGGCTCACTTGATTGCACATCAAataattcatactggagagaaaccttataaaTGTGGCCACTGTGGGAAATCCTTTACTTCCAAGTCACAACTCCATGTACATAAACgaattcacacaggagagaagcctTATATGTGCGCTAAATGTGGGAAGGCATTCACCAACAGGTCAAATCTCATTACACATCAGAAAACTCATACAGGGGAGAAATCCTATATATGTCCTAAATGTGGAAAGGCCTTCACACAAAGGTCAGATTTGATTACAcaccagagaattcatactggagaaaaacctTATGAATGTGGTACCTGTGGAAAAGCCTTTACCCAAAAGTCACACCTCAATATACACCAGAAAATTCATACCGGAGAAAGACAGTATGAATGccatgaatgtgggaaagccttcaacCAGAAATCCATACTTATTGTGCATCAGAAaattcatacaggagagaaaccttatgtATGCGGTGAGTGTGGTAGAGCTTTCATCCGGAAGTCAAACTTCATTACTCATCAGAggattcatactggagagaaaccttatgaatgcaGTGATTGTGGGAAATCCTTCACGTCCAAATCTCAGCTCCTGGTGCATCAACCaattcacacaggagaaaaaccatatgtgtgtgctgtgtgtgggaaagcctttagtgGCAGATCAAATCTCAgtaaacaccaaaaaacccataCAGGAGAAAAGCCCTACATCTGTTCTGAATGTGGGAAGACCTTCAGACAGAAGTCAGAGTTGATTATACATCATAgaatccacactggagagaagccttATGAATGCAGTGACTGTGGCAAATCTTTCACTAAGAAATCACAACTCCAAGTGCATCAGCgaattcacacaggagaaaagCCTTAtgtctgtgctgagtgtgggaaGGCTTTCACAGACAGGTCAAATTTGAATAAACATCAGACAACACACACTGGAGACAAACCCTATAAGTGTGTAGTCTGTGGGAAAGGCTTCGTCCAGAAATCTGTGCTCAATGTCCATCAGAGTATTCACACTTGA